In Clupea harengus chromosome 1, Ch_v2.0.2, whole genome shotgun sequence, one DNA window encodes the following:
- the LOC105910932 gene encoding tumor necrosis factor ligand superfamily member 6-like, with translation MAALGNPYPNVFMVDTHTAYPPPLPPKPLRYRKRSVVQPMLLVLVALALCGMVVEACFIYRLYSKHPQSEDTQDTQQASHQVADKPIPRANPVESPSKPLAHMAGCQRGAADGLMLWDDQGDIILHEMEYKDGVLTIQQEGYYFVYSKIYFAEKHDISLLHSVVRTTDRLPKEMVLLMSREYHPKSAKNFRTNSYIGGMFLLFKGDTIFVKVNNTQVILSTPAENYFGAYMV, from the exons ATGGCAGCGCTTGGCAACCCGTATCCCAATGTGTTTATGGTGGACACTCATACAGCCTATCCTCCGCCACTGCCACCCAAGCCGCTCCGCTATCGCAAGAGGAGTGTGGTTCAACCTATGCTTCTTGTGCTGGTGGCTTTGGCCCTCTGTGGCATGGTAGTGGAGGCCTGCTTCATCTATAGGCTGTACTCCAAACACCCCCAG AGCGAAGACACCCAAGACACACAACAGGCATCACATCAAG TTGCAGATAAACCAATACCAAGAGCAAACCCAGTTGAATCACCTTCAAAACCTCTGGCACATATGGCTG GTTGTCAGAGAGGTGCCGCTGATGGACTCATGCTTTGGGATGATCAGGGTGATATCATCTTACATGAAATGGAATACAAAGATGGCGTCCTCACTATCCAGCAGGAGGGGTACTACTTTGTTTACTCCAAGATCTACTTTGCTGAGAAACATGACATTTCACTTTTGCATTCTGTGGTTAGGACCACTGACCGTCTCCCTAAGGAGATGGTGCTTCTGATGTCAAGGGAATACCACCCCAAGTCAGCCAAAAACTTTAGAACAAATAGTTACATAGGAGGCATGTTCCTCTTGTTCAAAGGTGATACTATATTTGTAAAGGTAAACAATACCCAGGTCATACTATCAACCCCAGCAGAGAACTACTTTGGTGCCTATATGGTGTAG
- the tnfsf14 gene encoding tumor necrosis factor ligand superfamily member 14: MAAPGNMYPNVFMVDTHTAYPPPLPPKPIRYRKRSVVQPMLLALVALALCGMVVEACFIYRLYSKHPQSEDTQDTQQASRQDKPIPKPQPNPVVLPSKPLAHMAGGQRHAADGLMLWNIEGETILHEMEYKDGVLTIQQEGYYFVYSKIYFVETHKTAHLHSVVRTTTRYSGEMVLLMSREYRSNPAKNVRTNSYLGGMFHFFKNDTIFVRVNNTQVILSTPAENYFGAYMV; encoded by the exons atggcaGCACCTGGCAACATGTATCCCAATGTGTTTATGGTGGACACTCATACAGCCTATCCCCCGCCACTGCCACCCAAGCCGATCCGCTATCGCAAGAGGAGTGTGGTTCAACCTATGCTTCTTGCGCTGGTGGCTTTGGCCCTCTGTGGCATGGTAGTGGAGGCCTGCTTCATCTATAGGCTGTACTCCAAACACCCCCAG AGCgaagacacacaagacacacaacagGCATCACGTCAAG ATAAACCAATACCAAAACCACAACCAAACCCAGTTGTATTACCTTCAAAACCTCTGGCACATATGGCTG GTGGTCAGAGACATGCTGCTGATGGACTCATGCTTTGGAATATTGAAGGTGAGACCATCTTACATGAAATGGAATACAAAGATGGCGTCCTCACTATTCAGCAGGAGGGGTACTACTTTGTTTACTCCAAGATCTACTTTGTGGAGACTCATAAGACTGCACATTTGCATTCTGTGGTTAGGACCACCACCCGTTACTCTGGGGAGATGGTGCTTCTGATGTCGAGGGAATACCGATCCAATCCAGCCAAAAATGTTAGAACAAATAGTTACTTAGGAGGCATGTTCCACTTCTTCAAAAATGATACTATATTTGTAAGGGTAAACAATACCCAGGTCATACTATCAACCCCAGCAGAGAACTACTTTGGTGCCTATATGGTGTAG